A DNA window from Comamonas sp. 26 contains the following coding sequences:
- a CDS encoding sensor domain-containing diguanylate cyclase, whose protein sequence is MKKSTSWRRSLAPSRLDLRRLILALTIASALIPFINTFYAGYLVQRQQLIDTTLEGHHAYATKLAKSTDDFLQSALQQLAYSAQLMVPHMKDPGYLTQEAHRLRLQTKSFNSVTIIDPTGYVLATSPETLQIKGKTLQSAGVVETLTKRGPVVSQPYLSVTGNYIVFISQPIFSADGQYLGAVGGSVYLKEDNILDTLLGSHFYQDGTYVYVVDKNKHIIYHPDGHRVGDRVINNDVINSVIKGESGAATVFNSKGVEMLAGYAIIPVAGWGIVAQRPKTTTLAPLNKLMRAVLYKTLPIALVMLIVIWWSARRIASPLRQLANGAHDMDKPETAQNIQAVKSWYFESHELKKAMLKGLNLLQRNITKLREDVNTDPLTGLGNRRHLEAAVTAFRTQELSFSVIAIDIDHFKRINDSFGHDTGDEVLTQLAHTMRDVSRAGDVACRVGGEEFLLLLPCTALEAAAHAAERLRQLVEEMEIPQVGRITISLGVAQWPDSDSDIKTVFLQADTMLYAAKRSGRNRVMVNEAGSMPHKT, encoded by the coding sequence GTGAAGAAATCCACCTCCTGGCGCCGCAGCCTTGCGCCCTCCCGGCTTGACCTGCGGCGTCTGATCCTCGCGCTGACCATCGCCAGCGCGCTGATTCCGTTTATCAACACCTTCTACGCCGGCTACCTGGTGCAGCGCCAGCAGTTGATAGACACCACACTGGAAGGCCACCACGCCTACGCGACCAAGCTAGCCAAGAGCACGGACGATTTTCTGCAGTCCGCCCTGCAGCAGCTGGCATACAGCGCCCAGCTCATGGTCCCTCACATGAAGGACCCCGGGTACCTGACCCAGGAAGCCCATCGCCTGCGTCTGCAGACCAAGAGTTTCAACTCCGTCACCATCATAGACCCCACGGGTTATGTGCTGGCCACCTCACCCGAAACCTTGCAAATCAAGGGCAAGACACTGCAAAGCGCAGGGGTGGTGGAAACGCTGACCAAGCGCGGCCCGGTGGTCAGCCAGCCTTATTTGTCCGTCACGGGTAACTACATCGTCTTTATTTCGCAGCCTATTTTTAGCGCTGACGGGCAATACCTGGGTGCAGTGGGCGGCAGCGTCTACCTCAAGGAAGACAATATTCTCGACACGCTGCTGGGCTCGCACTTCTACCAGGACGGCACCTATGTCTATGTGGTGGACAAGAACAAGCACATCATCTACCACCCCGACGGTCATCGCGTAGGCGACAGAGTGATCAATAACGACGTCATCAACTCCGTGATCAAAGGGGAGTCAGGCGCAGCCACCGTATTCAACAGCAAGGGCGTTGAAATGCTGGCGGGCTACGCCATCATTCCCGTCGCCGGCTGGGGGATAGTTGCCCAGCGTCCCAAGACCACTACGCTGGCACCGCTCAACAAGCTGATGCGTGCCGTGCTCTACAAAACGCTGCCCATTGCATTGGTCATGCTGATCGTCATCTGGTGGAGCGCACGCCGTATTGCCAGCCCGCTGCGCCAGCTGGCGAATGGCGCACACGATATGGACAAGCCCGAGACCGCGCAGAACATCCAGGCCGTCAAGTCCTGGTACTTCGAGTCTCATGAGCTGAAAAAAGCCATGCTCAAGGGGCTGAACCTGCTGCAGCGCAACATCACCAAGCTGCGTGAAGACGTGAATACCGACCCACTGACCGGCCTGGGCAACCGTCGCCATCTGGAGGCTGCCGTCACGGCCTTCCGGACACAGGAGCTGTCTTTCTCCGTCATTGCCATCGACATCGATCACTTCAAACGCATCAACGACAGCTTTGGCCATGACACGGGCGACGAAGTGCTTACGCAACTGGCCCACACCATGCGCGATGTCTCGCGCGCGGGCGACGTAGCCTGCCGTGTGGGCGGCGAAGAATTCTTGCTGCTGCTGCCCTGCACTGCGCTGGAGGCCGCGGCCCATGCCGCCGAGCGCCTGCGCCAACTCGTCGAGGAGATGGAGATTCCACAGGTCGGCCGCATCACCATCTCTCTGGGCGTTGCGCAATGGCCAGACAGCGATTCGGACATCAAAACCGTTTTCCTGCAGGCCGACACCATGCTCTATGCCGCCAAACGCAGCGGACGCAACCGGGTAATGGTCAACGAAGCAGGCAGCATGCCGCACAAAACCTGA
- a CDS encoding molybdopterin-dependent oxidoreductase gives MPHIAQVRGACPHDCPDTCALITTVADGTAIKVQGNPEHAHTGGVLCAKVSKYTERTYHAGRVLQPLKRSGPKGSGQFTPVSWDEALADIAQRLHHIAQHNPEAILPYSYAGTMGLVQSESMDRRFFHQLGASLLDRTICASAGSEALTHTYGGKLGMRVEFFAESQLILIWGSNSISSNLHFWRYAQEAKRNGAKLICIDPRKSETADKCHEHLQLLPGTDAALALALALMHELIANNWLDHDYLAQYTQGWDALKARALQWPPESAAQVCGLTVEQIQSLARDYGTTQPAAIRLNYGMQRVRGGGNAVRAIACIPALIGAWRNRAGGLLLSSSGVSPFNRPAVQMPQLLGQRRPRTLNMSQIGDVLLHEGDAQFGPQVQAVVVYNSNPVAVAPESAKVAAGFEREDLFTVVLEHFMTDTADYADYVLPATTQLEHWDIHGSYGHTDVLLNRPAIAPEGQARSNGQIFRDLASHMARLDPAFAAAHFSDSDEALCRAAVAHTAIDFEELMERGFAHIPLPDAPFAKGHFATPSGKCEFDNPALAALGINTLPDYLPNYEPPTAEYPLAMISPPARNFLNSTFANVGSLARMEDKPMLEMHPDDAALRGIADGDRLRVFNARGEHVCHASLNGRARLGLVVGLGIWWRKQGANGTNVNELTHQKLTDIGRAPCFYDCAVQVQRIGPA, from the coding sequence ATGCCCCACATCGCTCAAGTACGCGGCGCCTGCCCGCATGACTGCCCGGACACCTGCGCCCTCATCACCACCGTCGCAGACGGCACGGCCATCAAGGTCCAGGGCAACCCAGAGCATGCACACACAGGTGGCGTTCTCTGCGCCAAGGTCAGCAAGTACACAGAGCGCACCTATCACGCAGGCCGCGTGCTGCAGCCGCTCAAGCGCAGCGGCCCCAAGGGCAGCGGCCAGTTCACCCCCGTCAGCTGGGACGAAGCCCTGGCCGACATTGCCCAGCGCCTGCACCACATTGCGCAGCACAACCCCGAGGCGATTCTTCCCTACAGCTACGCAGGCACCATGGGCCTGGTGCAAAGCGAAAGCATGGACCGGCGCTTCTTTCATCAGTTGGGGGCCAGCCTGCTGGATCGCACCATCTGCGCCAGCGCGGGCAGCGAAGCGCTCACCCACACCTATGGCGGCAAGCTGGGCATGCGGGTGGAATTCTTTGCCGAGAGCCAGCTCATCCTGATCTGGGGCAGCAACAGTATTTCCAGCAATCTGCATTTCTGGCGCTATGCGCAAGAGGCCAAGCGCAACGGCGCCAAGCTGATCTGCATAGACCCACGCAAGAGCGAAACCGCCGACAAATGCCACGAACATCTGCAACTGCTGCCCGGCACCGATGCCGCACTGGCACTGGCACTGGCACTGATGCATGAGCTGATCGCCAACAACTGGCTGGATCATGACTACCTGGCGCAATACACGCAAGGCTGGGATGCTCTCAAAGCCAGAGCACTGCAGTGGCCGCCAGAGAGCGCTGCTCAGGTCTGCGGGCTGACGGTGGAGCAGATTCAGTCACTGGCCCGTGACTACGGCACGACCCAACCGGCAGCCATTCGCCTGAACTACGGCATGCAGCGCGTGCGCGGGGGCGGCAATGCGGTGCGGGCCATTGCCTGTATACCCGCCTTGATTGGCGCCTGGCGCAACCGTGCCGGTGGCCTGCTGCTATCAAGTTCAGGCGTATCGCCCTTCAACCGGCCTGCAGTGCAGATGCCACAGTTGCTGGGCCAGCGCAGGCCACGCACGCTGAACATGAGCCAGATTGGCGATGTGCTGCTGCATGAAGGCGATGCCCAATTTGGCCCGCAGGTACAAGCCGTGGTGGTCTACAACAGCAACCCCGTGGCCGTGGCTCCGGAGTCTGCCAAAGTAGCCGCCGGTTTTGAGCGCGAAGACCTGTTCACCGTGGTGCTTGAGCATTTCATGACCGACACGGCCGATTACGCAGACTATGTGCTGCCCGCCACCACCCAGCTCGAGCATTGGGACATTCACGGCAGCTACGGCCACACCGATGTGCTGCTCAACCGCCCCGCCATTGCGCCCGAGGGTCAGGCCCGCAGCAACGGGCAGATCTTCCGCGACCTGGCCTCCCATATGGCCAGACTCGACCCCGCCTTTGCCGCAGCCCATTTTTCAGATTCAGATGAGGCTCTATGCCGCGCAGCTGTTGCGCATACGGCTATTGATTTTGAAGAGTTGATGGAGCGCGGCTTTGCGCATATTCCGCTGCCCGATGCGCCGTTTGCTAAAGGGCACTTTGCCACTCCATCCGGTAAATGCGAGTTTGACAATCCGGCGCTGGCGGCACTGGGCATCAACACCCTGCCCGACTATCTTCCCAATTACGAGCCGCCCACGGCCGAATACCCGCTGGCCATGATCTCGCCGCCCGCGCGCAACTTTCTCAACAGCACGTTTGCCAATGTGGGCAGTCTGGCCCGCATGGAAGATAAGCCCATGCTGGAGATGCACCCTGACGATGCCGCCCTGCGCGGTATTGCCGACGGTGACCGGCTGCGCGTCTTCAATGCTCGTGGCGAGCATGTCTGCCACGCCAGCCTCAACGGCCGCGCACGTCTGGGGCTGGTGGTGGGGCTGGGTATCTGGTGGCGCAAGCAAGGGGCAAACGGCACCAATGTGAACGAGCTGACGCACCAGAAGCTCACCGACATTGGCCGAGCACCCTGCTTTTACGACTGTGCGGTGCAGGTTCAGCGAATAGGGCCGGCCTGA
- a CDS encoding ABC transporter substrate-binding protein: MRDMQMGWNRRQFVTATAGLAAGVWGVNSYAQEATGPIVLGQSCALTGASAQLGTQFSQGAKLYFDQLNAQGGIGRRLVELRTLDDGYEPERCVANTQKFLADNVMALFGYLGTPTSMAALPLLQKAKVPLIAPLTGSAALRDPKLAQTVFNLRASYADETALMVKQLVSLGLKKIAVFYQNDAYGQSGLDGVTQALQSQGLKPVGAATVERNSQDVGNAIKTLVPLGADVIVQVGTYAASAAFVRAARQSGYGGQFYNVSFVGTSALAQALGKEAEGVVVTQVVPSPFKTSHPLAREFQAALQKNGASLQPNYSSMEGYLAARVVGEALKSAAAAGRLQRDGLVAALEALNGQQVAGFPIAFRPQAGKPGFVELSMLTSDGKARV, encoded by the coding sequence ATGCGAGACATGCAAATGGGGTGGAATCGTCGTCAGTTTGTGACTGCCACGGCAGGCTTGGCCGCAGGAGTCTGGGGAGTGAACAGCTACGCACAGGAGGCGACAGGCCCCATCGTGCTGGGCCAGTCTTGCGCACTGACAGGGGCATCAGCACAGCTGGGTACGCAGTTCTCGCAGGGTGCCAAGCTGTACTTCGATCAGCTCAATGCCCAGGGCGGCATCGGCCGCCGTCTGGTAGAGCTGCGCACGCTGGATGATGGCTACGAGCCCGAGCGCTGTGTGGCCAATACGCAGAAATTTCTGGCCGATAACGTGATGGCCCTGTTTGGTTACCTTGGCACGCCGACCAGCATGGCTGCACTGCCCTTGCTGCAAAAAGCCAAGGTGCCACTGATTGCGCCGCTGACAGGTAGCGCCGCTTTGCGTGACCCCAAGCTGGCGCAGACGGTCTTCAATCTGCGCGCCTCCTATGCCGATGAAACCGCGCTCATGGTCAAGCAGCTGGTCTCGCTGGGCCTCAAGAAAATCGCGGTGTTTTATCAAAACGATGCCTATGGCCAGTCGGGTCTGGACGGCGTGACGCAGGCATTGCAAAGCCAGGGCCTCAAGCCCGTGGGAGCCGCCACCGTGGAGCGCAACTCTCAGGATGTGGGCAACGCGATCAAGACATTGGTGCCACTGGGCGCGGATGTGATCGTGCAGGTGGGCACTTATGCGGCCAGCGCCGCCTTTGTGCGCGCCGCGCGCCAATCCGGCTATGGCGGTCAGTTCTACAACGTGTCATTTGTGGGGACCTCGGCGCTGGCCCAGGCTTTGGGCAAGGAGGCCGAGGGCGTAGTGGTGACCCAGGTCGTGCCCTCGCCATTCAAGACATCACATCCTCTGGCGCGAGAGTTTCAGGCGGCACTGCAGAAAAATGGTGCGTCATTGCAGCCCAATTACTCGAGCATGGAAGGTTATCTGGCCGCCCGCGTTGTCGGTGAGGCGCTGAAGTCTGCAGCTGCTGCAGGTCGGCTGCAGCGCGACGGTCTGGTGGCGGCGCTGGAGGCCCTCAACGGTCAGCAGGTTGCTGGTTTCCCCATTGCTTTCCGCCCTCAGGCAGGCAAGCCGGGTTTTGTGGAGCTGTCCATGCTTACAAGCGACGGCAAGGCGAGAGTTTGA
- a CDS encoding M20 aminoacylase family protein: MALLPELQKSAPDIAALRRDIHAHPELCFEEIRTSDLVADKLEQWGIPTHRGLGKTGVVGIIHGRDGGKNGRAIGLRADMDALPMQEFNTFEHASRHAGKMHACGHDGHTAMLLAAAQYLAAHRDSFEGTVYAIFQPAEEGGGGAREMVNDGLFTQFPMQAVYGMHNWPGMKAGTMAVGAGPAMASSNEFKIVVRGKGGHAAMPHMVVDPVPVAAQLIMAFQTIVSRNVKPIEAGVISVTMIHAGEATNVVPDSVELQGTVRTFSLEVLDLIEQRMKQISESLCAAHGTQCTFEFVRNYPPTINTAPEAEFAQNVMREILGDAGVVPQEPSMGAEDFAFMLLEKPGAYCFIANGDGDHRALGHGGGPCTLHNPSYDFNDELIPLGATFWVKLAQRWLEQPTRG, encoded by the coding sequence ATGGCCCTGCTGCCCGAACTTCAAAAAAGCGCCCCTGACATTGCCGCCCTGCGCCGCGATATTCATGCCCACCCGGAGTTGTGTTTTGAGGAAATTCGCACCTCCGATCTGGTCGCTGACAAGCTGGAACAATGGGGTATTCCTACCCATCGTGGTTTGGGCAAGACCGGGGTGGTAGGCATCATCCACGGCCGCGATGGTGGCAAGAATGGCCGCGCCATTGGCCTGCGTGCGGATATGGACGCCTTGCCCATGCAGGAGTTCAACACTTTTGAACATGCCAGCCGCCACGCGGGCAAGATGCACGCCTGCGGTCACGACGGCCACACGGCCATGCTGCTGGCCGCTGCGCAATATCTGGCGGCCCATCGCGACAGCTTTGAGGGTACGGTCTACGCCATCTTTCAGCCCGCAGAAGAAGGCGGTGGCGGCGCGCGTGAGATGGTCAATGACGGCCTGTTCACCCAGTTCCCCATGCAGGCCGTGTATGGCATGCACAACTGGCCTGGCATGAAGGCCGGAACCATGGCCGTAGGTGCAGGCCCGGCCATGGCCTCCAGCAATGAATTCAAGATCGTGGTGCGGGGCAAGGGCGGTCACGCCGCCATGCCGCACATGGTGGTGGACCCGGTGCCCGTGGCGGCCCAGCTCATCATGGCGTTTCAGACCATCGTCAGCCGCAACGTAAAGCCGATTGAAGCAGGCGTGATCTCCGTCACCATGATTCATGCGGGCGAAGCTACCAACGTGGTGCCCGACAGCGTAGAGCTGCAAGGCACGGTGCGCACCTTCTCGCTTGAGGTGCTGGACCTGATCGAGCAGCGCATGAAGCAGATCAGCGAATCGCTATGCGCTGCCCACGGCACGCAATGCACGTTTGAGTTTGTGCGCAACTACCCGCCCACCATCAACACCGCCCCCGAGGCCGAATTTGCGCAAAACGTGATGCGTGAGATTCTGGGCGATGCTGGTGTGGTGCCGCAGGAGCCATCCATGGGCGCGGAAGACTTTGCCTTCATGCTGCTGGAAAAGCCCGGCGCCTACTGCTTTATCGCCAACGGCGACGGCGATCACCGCGCGCTGGGCCACGGCGGCGGCCCCTGCACGCTGCACAACCCCAGTTATGACTTCAATGACGAGCTGATCCCATTGGGCGCTACCTTCTGGGTCAAGCTGGCCCAGCGCTGGCTGGAGCAGCCTACGCGCGGTTGA
- a CDS encoding AraC family transcriptional regulator, translating into MVTFVRAASLTNFSELLSELGGDPDAALRRAGLRPSMVSEQDQLIDVLVAGRLLEDAAAATGCTNFGLRMAQSRQVSNFGIVSLLLLHQPTLRKVLSTLIEHVHLLNESLMIHMDEENGVVVLREEFTLPETFPQSMELAIGVLFRTCNLLMHERWRPQRVCFSHTTPRDISLHKQMFGCRVEFDADFNGIVFRTEDLDAHNPMADPVLVRYAQSIVDTTQQGRQASIAQRVRKAIYLMLPSGNATCICVAQGLGRSVRTLQRELDGEGFSFTDLLVEVRYDLAQRYVRNPEYSVGQIASMLGYNSHSAFTRWFSTLFGCPPEVWREKNLPPGKLQRTEAINRA; encoded by the coding sequence ATGGTCACTTTTGTGCGTGCGGCATCTCTGACGAATTTTTCAGAACTCCTCAGTGAACTCGGTGGAGACCCAGATGCAGCACTGCGCCGTGCAGGCCTGCGCCCCTCCATGGTGAGCGAGCAAGATCAATTGATTGATGTTCTGGTCGCCGGGCGACTGCTGGAAGATGCAGCCGCTGCGACGGGTTGCACGAATTTCGGGCTGCGCATGGCCCAATCGCGCCAGGTATCCAACTTCGGCATCGTGAGTCTTTTGCTGCTGCACCAGCCAACGCTGCGCAAGGTGCTGAGCACGCTGATCGAGCATGTGCACCTGCTCAATGAATCGCTGATGATTCACATGGATGAGGAGAACGGCGTCGTAGTCCTGCGCGAGGAGTTCACGTTGCCCGAGACTTTTCCTCAATCGATGGAGCTGGCAATTGGCGTGCTGTTTCGCACCTGTAATCTGCTGATGCACGAGCGCTGGCGCCCCCAGCGCGTCTGCTTCAGTCACACCACACCGCGTGATATCAGCTTGCACAAGCAAATGTTCGGCTGCCGTGTGGAGTTTGACGCAGACTTCAACGGGATTGTGTTTCGCACCGAAGACCTTGACGCTCACAACCCCATGGCAGACCCAGTGCTGGTGCGCTATGCCCAATCCATTGTGGATACAACCCAGCAGGGCCGCCAGGCCTCCATCGCCCAGCGCGTGCGCAAGGCGATCTACCTCATGCTGCCCTCAGGCAATGCGACTTGCATCTGCGTGGCTCAAGGCCTGGGGCGCAGCGTGCGGACTTTGCAACGCGAGCTTGACGGTGAAGGTTTCAGCTTTACCGATCTGCTGGTTGAAGTTCGATACGACCTGGCACAACGCTATGTGCGCAACCCGGAGTACTCCGTCGGCCAGATCGCATCCATGCTGGGCTACAACAGCCACAGCGCCTTCACGCGCTGGTTCAGCACGCTCTTTGGCTGCCCGCCCGAAGTCTGGCGTGAAAAAAACCTGCCTCCGGGCAAACTCCAGCGGACGGAAGCAATCAACCGCGCGTAG
- a CDS encoding TauD/TfdA family dioxygenase translates to MRINPLTCAIGAELADVQLADAVRDEGLFSAIKAALLKHKVLFLRRQKISRGEHVAFAQRFGQLEDHPVVGSDPEHPGLVQIYKTPDKSKDRYENSWHCDATWREVPPMGCVLRCVECPPVGGDTMWANMALAYEMLPPHIKEVIAPLRARHSIECTFGAAMPIEKRLALKAQFPDAEHPVVRTHPETGEKVLFVSGFATHFTNFHTPANVRVGQDFTQGASSLLQYLINQASIPEYQVRWRWEPDSIAIWDNRATQHYAVMDYPPSHRKMERAGIIGTPTY, encoded by the coding sequence ATGCGGATAAACCCTCTGACCTGTGCCATCGGTGCGGAACTGGCTGATGTGCAGCTGGCAGACGCAGTACGCGATGAAGGACTTTTCTCGGCGATCAAAGCAGCCTTGCTTAAGCACAAAGTACTGTTTCTGCGGCGCCAGAAAATCAGCCGCGGCGAGCATGTGGCCTTCGCGCAGCGCTTTGGTCAGCTGGAGGACCACCCGGTGGTAGGCAGCGACCCGGAGCACCCAGGCCTGGTGCAGATCTACAAGACACCGGACAAGTCCAAAGACCGCTATGAAAACTCCTGGCACTGTGATGCCACTTGGCGCGAGGTCCCGCCCATGGGCTGTGTGCTGCGCTGTGTCGAATGCCCGCCCGTTGGCGGCGACACCATGTGGGCCAATATGGCACTGGCCTACGAGATGCTGCCACCGCATATCAAGGAGGTGATTGCACCACTGAGGGCACGCCACAGCATTGAATGCACCTTCGGTGCGGCGATGCCGATTGAGAAGCGCCTGGCTCTCAAGGCCCAGTTTCCAGACGCAGAGCATCCGGTGGTGCGCACGCATCCAGAGACTGGTGAGAAAGTGCTGTTTGTCAGCGGCTTTGCCACCCATTTCACCAACTTTCACACACCCGCCAATGTGCGTGTGGGTCAGGACTTCACGCAGGGGGCCTCCAGCTTGTTGCAGTACCTGATCAACCAGGCCTCAATTCCGGAATACCAGGTGCGCTGGCGCTGGGAGCCCGACAGCATTGCCATCTGGGACAACCGGGCGACGCAGCATTACGCGGTGATGGACTACCCGCCCAGCCATCGCAAGATGGAACGTGCCGGAATCATCGGCACGCCGACCTACTGA
- a CDS encoding 3-keto-5-aminohexanoate cleavage protein: MNFLDGHLFPENQQPLIITAAPYAPSWLPSDFPGEIAVTMEEQIQKAVDCYNAGAQVLHLHVRELDGRGSKRLSKFNELIAGVRSRVPEMIIQVGGSISFAPESDGAAAKWLSDDTRHMLAELDPKPDQVTVTINTSQMNVLEQFDVRDIQGTSMEDPAIFNAYKEMTVPAQPGWAEEHIRRLSEAGIQSAFQCYNINSFESLERLMRRGIYKGPLVMNWVAIGGGMDAPNIYSLAHFVRAVPDGAVLTVESSVLNVLPINVMGIAMGLHVRCGTEDNLWNQTRTEKMGTVAQIEQLVRIAKEFSRPIATPQQAREMCQIGVFYDSVEETLEKNGFAPNRNGGQQGFLRKVA, encoded by the coding sequence ATGAATTTTCTCGACGGCCACCTGTTCCCCGAAAACCAGCAACCCCTGATCATCACGGCAGCACCCTACGCACCATCCTGGCTGCCATCGGACTTTCCCGGTGAGATCGCGGTCACCATGGAAGAGCAGATTCAGAAAGCGGTGGACTGCTACAACGCTGGCGCCCAGGTGCTGCATCTGCATGTGCGCGAGCTGGATGGTCGTGGCAGCAAGCGTCTGTCCAAGTTCAATGAGCTGATTGCCGGGGTGCGTTCCCGTGTTCCCGAGATGATCATCCAGGTGGGAGGATCCATCAGTTTTGCGCCAGAGAGCGACGGTGCGGCCGCCAAGTGGCTGAGCGATGACACGCGTCATATGCTGGCCGAGCTGGACCCCAAGCCCGATCAGGTGACGGTGACCATCAACACCTCGCAAATGAACGTGCTGGAGCAGTTTGATGTGCGCGACATCCAGGGCACCTCTATGGAAGACCCGGCCATCTTTAATGCCTACAAGGAAATGACAGTGCCGGCTCAGCCCGGATGGGCCGAAGAGCATATTCGTCGCCTGAGCGAAGCCGGTATCCAGAGCGCCTTCCAGTGCTACAACATCAATAGCTTCGAATCTTTAGAGCGCTTGATGCGTCGCGGCATCTACAAGGGCCCGCTGGTGATGAACTGGGTGGCGATTGGCGGTGGCATGGATGCACCCAATATCTACAGCCTGGCCCACTTTGTGCGCGCCGTGCCCGATGGTGCGGTGCTGACGGTGGAAAGTTCGGTGCTCAATGTGCTGCCGATCAACGTGATGGGCATTGCCATGGGCTTGCATGTGCGTTGCGGTACCGAAGACAACTTGTGGAACCAGACCCGCACGGAAAAAATGGGCACCGTGGCGCAGATCGAGCAGCTGGTGCGTATTGCCAAGGAGTTCAGCCGCCCCATCGCCACGCCACAGCAAGCGCGCGAGATGTGCCAGATCGGCGTGTTCTATGACAGCGTGGAAGAAACGCTGGAGAAGAACGGCTTTGCCCCCAACCGCAATGGCGGCCAGCAGGGCTTTCTGCGCAAGGTCGCCTGA
- a CDS encoding tripartite tricarboxylate transporter substrate binding protein: MQRIPALLSMALAAVLPVGSALAFTDKPIKLIVPAPPGGTIDVFARIISDQLAHEIKQPVVVENRPGAGGALAVKYMLAQPADGNTLLVTVTNILTEVPHVLKGGFDAMKDVRPVSQMARSVMVFIASPQFPAKDAKEAIAYVKAHPGQLSFASYSQGTASQYAGAILNQKAGLDMQHVPFPGSSPALAQVMGNQIPLMFDGSVTTKPLVPSGKVKLLAVAYKSRLPDYPNVPTMAELGYPELDFSNWAGVFASAKTPQPLMDKINATLQKVNASQAVQARYVSTGFEPIKQERTLEQLSTELQAEYNRNGEIVKNFGIKLN, from the coding sequence ATGCAACGCATTCCAGCTCTTTTATCCATGGCTCTGGCTGCCGTTTTGCCGGTTGGCAGCGCCCTCGCGTTTACCGATAAACCCATCAAGCTCATTGTTCCGGCCCCACCGGGCGGCACGATTGATGTGTTTGCGCGCATCATCAGCGATCAGCTGGCGCATGAGATCAAGCAGCCCGTGGTGGTGGAAAACCGCCCCGGTGCTGGTGGCGCACTGGCGGTCAAGTACATGCTCGCGCAGCCTGCCGATGGCAATACCTTGCTGGTGACGGTGACCAACATCCTGACCGAGGTGCCCCATGTGCTCAAAGGAGGCTTTGATGCCATGAAGGATGTCCGGCCCGTCTCGCAGATGGCGCGCTCGGTCATGGTCTTCATTGCGTCACCTCAGTTCCCCGCCAAGGATGCCAAGGAGGCCATCGCCTATGTGAAGGCCCACCCGGGTCAGCTTTCTTTTGCCTCCTATAGCCAAGGGACGGCGTCGCAGTACGCTGGGGCGATCCTGAATCAGAAGGCAGGGCTGGACATGCAGCATGTGCCGTTTCCGGGCTCTTCCCCAGCGCTGGCGCAAGTCATGGGCAACCAGATTCCGCTGATGTTCGATGGCTCTGTGACCACCAAACCTCTGGTGCCCAGTGGCAAGGTCAAGCTGCTGGCCGTGGCTTACAAGAGCCGTCTGCCTGACTACCCCAATGTTCCGACGATGGCTGAACTGGGCTATCCGGAGCTTGATTTCAGCAACTGGGCGGGCGTGTTCGCATCAGCCAAGACACCTCAGCCGCTGATGGATAAGATCAATGCCACCCTGCAGAAGGTCAATGCCAGCCAAGCGGTGCAGGCGCGCTATGTGTCCACCGGCTTCGAGCCCATCAAGCAGGAACGAACGCTGGAGCAGCTGTCTACGGAGCTGCAGGCGGAATACAACCGCAACGGCGAGATCGTCAAGAACTTTGGCATCAAGCTGAACTGA